TGTGCCAAGGAaggaggcctcagaagaaaccaaggcagcccccaccttgatcttggacatgcagcttccagaactgtgaaacaaTAAATCTCTATGGTTTAAGCTGCCCGGCCTGTGGTCCGTTATGACGGCGACACTGCAAATGAGCACGTCCCCAGGAAGCAGAGAACACGTGAAAATGCCATTCATTTATAAAAGATACAAACGAACAGGTTTCCAAAGTTGGATACCTGCTCATGTAAGCTGAAGAGCAGACCACTGGGTAGAACTTGAGAGGCAGTGGAGAAAACTCTACCAGCAACTGCGGTTTTGTGCAGATCTACAAATTAGGCTGCAAATATCCCGAGAGAAAGAAGGATGTGATTCTATTACTAGCGGCAGGGGATTCCGTGGACGTGGTGAGTGAGGTCTCCCACTGACACCGGGCTGAGGTTACCACTCAGACTGTGAGGAACGGGGACTGTGACGGCATTTgtagggagcagggagagaagggaaaagacagaACTGTGAAAGGCGGGCAAAGAGCCACGTGCCCAAGGAAGAGCAGCCCAGGAAGTCTGGGAGACTGCTCATCTGCGCAGGGGCCCGATGCCTAGCATCCCAGGCACCGGCCAGGATCTTCATCCCAGACAGATGCCCGGAGCGAGCACCCGGCCTCCGGCCTCCGTcactacctccctctctctggggaAGCAGAGAACAGATGCTTTAAATGCCTGTGTGCCTCCCGGGGAAAGAGGCCCAGAACTGGCCtccccctcacttccttccttgcTTCGGTGAACAGCACTCCAAGCAAGACACACCTGGACCACACCCcccattttaattagattttcttCGGAGAAGAGCAAAGCGCTTCAGACAggacacattttccttttccactgCCTGTACACGGTGCTGTGCAAACTACAGCCTGGAGTGGGGTGTGTCTCGCTGAAGCCCAGAAACTCCAGGGCCGGCAGGTGGACACGCACTGTGCCCCAGTGCTCAGCCACCGCCACTGGGCATAACTGCAACCAACAGTCCCAGAAACGAGCATGATATATACACCGCGCAGAACGAAATCATCAGAAAGGTGCACGTATTAGAGGAGCGAGAGTGTCATCAAGCGTGGGTAGCTGCTTTGCAACGTCATGCATGTGTACGTCCTAATGAATGAAGTTCACTGGGAGATGAGTGATGTACTCAATACTCAAAAGACAGGTTCATGGGTATCTGAATTCTTCCCAAGATTATCATCTTTCTCATCTCCCATTTGTTGCTACCATCTCCCATCACCAGAGTCTGCAACACATCCTGTTGCTGACCCTGATTTTTGAAAATAGGAATCAAATCAGAGCCCCCCGCCTGCTCCCCGGCTTGCCAAGTCAGCTCTGTGGCATCCAGCACTTAGCGATGAATTACTAAAATGCAAGTTTAAATTCTTCTGTTTGTGACCTCAGGTAGATGACCAGCCACCCTGGGATGTGTCTGGGCTTCTTAGATCAAAATGCAACACTTCCTCTGCCGATTTCATGAGACTCTTTTAAGAAATGACTATAAAACGACACACAACACAAACAACAAATGTAACGGATAAAAACTGATAGTTTGCATTTGTTCCTAAAACATGTATAGATTTTCTCATGAGCCTGAAACTCAAGAGATTTATTTTGTTGGGCCCAAGCCTCCAGCCCCGTCCTGGGCCAACATGGAAGGTACCCCTGGGTTTTTCCAGGACCTCTGCCTTGGCACCAACACATCTGGAGAGACACATGTCTGGCTTCCCACCAACAAGAGAGCATCGTGAGGGCAGGGCACCTACCTAACTCCTCGTGTGTGGTCAGGGTCTGGTTCAAAGGAGTTTCTTGACAAAGTTGTCTTTGTTTCTCCAAAGGGCTGGAGCGAACAACTGTGCTAAACAGGCAGGCCTGGGGATGCACCCTGGACATGAGGTTGTTAGAGCTCTGACAAGCCTTGGCTAACAGGGGAGGACAAACAaccccagaggggaggtgagctTTGTCCTTGTCATACAGCTGGTTAGTGGCAAGGCCAGGATGGACACCTGTGTTTCCTGACTCCAAAGCTGGCATTCTTCCCACACTTGGTACCTTATCTATGAATGGTCCTTCAGGGCTTTCTATTTCTACCACGCTGAGGACTGATGCCTAAAATTCCTTAGGGGCCATCACATGCTGGGCATATCCTGCATGTGTGGATCTCAGAAGCTGGGCTCCTGGGGAGATACCAGCAggatccctcctccctcctttccttgctCAGTGCTGTGGGCTGAAGGCCCCAGGTCACCCCCTGCTGCCCAggaaacctctctctctgccaagtCAACAGACCAAGTCCAGGCAGGCCATAGGTGGGAGGACTGGATAAAGAGCTGTGCAGTTCTGTCCAGGCCACCAAGGAGAAGCAAGGCTGTCTGAGTCCCCCAAGGGGCCAGCATGTGCAAGGGGCCAGCATCTCCGTTTAAACCTGctccccagggaggctgggcttCTGTTTCACAAAAACGTGTAAGTGGAAAAGCAGGCACTGTGCACTGGCCCTGCTTGGCCTGACACACGAGTCTGCTTCTCAACAGTTGCCCTGTCCTCACCCTGCCATTTAAatattctgagcctcagtttcctcttctccatcAACTGGAGATCACAGGCAATCACCTTCTTCACAGCATGCCATGAGGTTTACCCAAGTGAATGCACTAGAAAAGTGCAGCCTCCAGCCTGATGCCCAGTAGGCGCTGGGGAGATGGCCGGTGCTGAGTACTGTTACTGCACGCCcctaaaatcatcatcatcatcatcatcatcattatcataaaTAACCATAAACTGGAGATCTGGGTTTTGCCATCCACTGTGTTCTGGCATCCAATGAgcaagcattttcttttcctttttcttttgaggaCATTTGTGTGATACCCCAACCCACAATCTGGGGAGAAGGTTTATTTATAGGAATAGTCTCCCTTAATTAGCTATTAGCCCAAGAATAGATCCCAAATGGCACGCCAAATTACCCTGTGTTTGAAAACGGGTTAAGCATTTCAGCGGCCACGCTTTTGAAATCAGGAGCAGCGGGTGACCAGGAAGCGCACAGCCAATTAGTGCTCAGGCCAGCTGGCTGTCCCCTTCTATGCAGCGGGCCTCACCCTCTCCAAACCCTTTTCCAGCGAAGACCTAAGGAATTAATGTGGATCGGCCACTGTGTCTTAAAGATTACCTCTGCTCTGAAAAGAGAGGTCGTGTTGAGGGGACGCGGGCACAGCGCTATCCGCCTCTGGGCACCAGAACGCGCCTCTTCTTTAAAGTGGGGGCGCCTAGCGCTCGGGCAGGTTTCACCCCACGGCGGGAGGTGCCAAGTGGCCCCGGCGGGCGCTCGCCTCTTACCACGAACTCCTCCAGAGTCTGGTAGGTCTTGCCCCGGAACTCGCAGTAGTTCTTCCTCTCCTTGCACTGCGGGCAGCACTGGCTCGTGTCGACGTGGATGCAGCGCGGGTGCAGCCGCGGGCACTCGGGCTGCGCGCACAGCGGCCCCTCCTCGGTGCACAGGCATGGGCAGGCCGAGGGGCCGGGCGCGAACTTCTCCCCGATGGCGTACACGAAGCCGCTCTCGTCCACGCAGCCCTTGCCGCGGTAGTCCGGGTACGCGTACTCCTCCGGCGGCTCCGGCGTGGGCGCCAGGTCCGGGCCGGCAGCGTCCTGGGCGGCGGCGGCCGCagcagcggcagcggcggcggccaGGGACTCCCCCTGCGGGGTGTCCCCGCGGGGCCGGCCCTGCAGGTCCCCGGCCTTTGCGCCCCCGCCCTGGGCGGCCCAGGCCTGCTTTTGCTTGCTCCACNNNNNNNNNNNNNNNNNNNNNNNNNNNNNNNNNNNNNNNNNNNNNNNNNNNNNNNNNNNNNNNNNNNNNNNNNNNNNNNNNNNNNNNNNNNNNNNNNNNNGGACCGCGCCCGCCGCTGCCGCCCCGGAGCCCGCCGCCAGCCCGGCGTCCGGCCCGCGCCTTGCGCTCATGTACGTAGGCTGGGCGCCCGCCCTGGGCCCCTAGGGTGCATGTGGGGTGTCAGCGCAAGGCGCGCCGGGACGCGCCCAGGGCACCATTCCGCCCTCTTGCTGCTCGTGAGGACCCCATCTTCCTGTCCCCGACCCCAAGTTTTTAAATCTAGCGGCTCTCCCCGGGCTGAGGTCCATCGAGCCAGGGCTGGGAGTGTGAGCACAGGGCACTGTTCCCCCAGCTCTCCTGGAGGGGCGTTtgggcggcgggggtggggtggggggtgggcggggtaAAGACCCCCTGGAGCGCGCTGAatggaggggtggagggtggagtgcgaggtggggagaggctgggtTGCCCGCACCCTGCGGCGCCTTTGGGCGGCAGAAACTTTGGGATCCAGAGAGGCTTTCCGAGATggggagaaagtgagagggaCTCGCCCCCGCCCtgcatccctccccaccccagccccctgcacACCTTGGTGTTGCCGGGGCACTTTTGCCCCACCGCTACACCACCCCCCCCCTTCTCCTGGGAGAAAGCGATCACGAACCCAGCGCTGCGGCAGGGGCGGGGGTCTTTCGCCAACCCTCCGAGTTGCAGACCTGCTGGATGGGCCGGCGCGGGGCGGCGGGTGGAGGAGCCAAAGCCTCTGGGACCCGGGAGCCCGCCGCCGGGGGCGGTCGGGGACATCCTTCCGGGTTtcggggcaggggggaggggggcggggacgCGGCTTCCGCTCCCTGCCCTGCAGGCATTAAAAAAGTTCTTGGGAATGAATCTCGGGGTCCTGGGAGCTCTGTTAACCCCCTCCCGCCCCGTTCCCCAAACGCCCTTAAGGCGAGCCGGGGAGGGTTCCCCGCACTCCCTCCTCGCCCTCCAGTCTTCCCTAACGGTCTCCCGTGTGCAACTCCACTGCGGAATTCTCCATTTAGTAACCTTTGGGACCGCGTGGCTAGCACCCCAGGAGGCACATCCCGGGCTCCCGAATTATGTGGCTCCATCCGAGTTTCGCAAGGGGCGGGGGCCCGGCTCCCTGTATTCCGGCAGCGGAGGCTCCGCCACGCGCCCAGAGCTGTCCCCAGCGCGGGAGACAAGCCGCGGGCCGGCCTCTCTCTGGGACCTCGCTGCCACGTCCGTGTGCACCATCTGTGAGGTCTGGGCAGCCGGCTGGGCTCCGACGCTGGGCATGCTGCCCCGCCCGCGCCGCGCGGCTCGTACATCTAGAGCGCTGCCGGGGCCGGGCGGCGCNNNNNNNNNNNNNNNNNNNNNNNNNNNNNNNNNNNNNNNNNNNNNNNNNNNNNNNNNNNNNNNNNNNNNNNNNNNNNNNNNNNNNNNNNNNNNNNNNNNNGGGGACCTCCCGCCCCCTCGCTCCCGGGCCCGGGCCCGGCAGCGCGACCCACCTGTCAGTCCCCACCCCGCGCGGCCGCCTGCCCGCTCTGGCTGCGGCGCTCCTGCCTGGTCACTCACTCTCCACTGGACCTTTCATCTGCGCCTTTTCCTTGCCTCgattctttctttaatttcttccttcctaattgGCCCCCACTGGCCCTCCTCCCGGTGGACAGCTTGGTTTTGCCGCTGTTGGAAAACCTGAGCCAAACTGCGTTCGATTTGGAATTCGAAGGCCGCGTTAGCTTAGCCGACTGTTGGGAGTTATTTGCCTCTTTACATTCGGAGACTCAGAGGTATAGACGTGTGAGAGTAAGAAACGCATAAAAATCCCATCTGAATGTCTGCCAATCTCTCTCCCGCCCCTCAgtccccctttccctgctctctgtccGCCACAAGTGGAAACGTTTCgggttaatttttgtaaagatgCTAAACTGCTAAGCAGAGCCGCGTGCGGTTCAGACTTGGATTTGCTCTTTGATCCTGGGCATCGGACGTGTTACTTTTCTtggataaagggggaaaaaaaaggtatctgttaaaattaactccaaaaatggaatttttacgAGGCTGCATTCCCGGGGGCCATGTCACCTGAGAATCGCTGAGAATGCTCAGATGCAGAACACTCCTCTTGCCCAGCAAGGTCAGGCTCTgtgggctgagggaggggagaaggaccCCAGACAAATTCCCGTTCTCCCACACCTCTTTATAGGGGACAAACCAGGTGGACATGGGGTACCACAAGGCAGGGAGCCACAGGAAGCCTGGGGGCAAGCTGCTTCCCCTTATccacaaaaacaagaacaaaactaaccaacaacaacaacaacaaaaagccaaccacccaaacaaaacaacaacaagaacaaaacaaaaaaataaacagaaagttaaaaaacCATGGCTGAGGATTTCTGTGTCCATAATCATTTGAGGCTTACTGCCTTAGAGTCCCTAATGTTCCTTCTTCCTGTCCCCTCACCTGGAGAGGCAGGTCACATTGTCCCGGGCTAATTCTTCTGTTGTCTTTGACTATCACATTT
The genomic region above belongs to Suricata suricatta isolate VVHF042 chromosome 2, meerkat_22Aug2017_6uvM2_HiC, whole genome shotgun sequence and contains:
- the VWC2 gene encoding brorin; this encodes MSASKQKQAWAAQGGGAKAGDLQGRPRGDTPQGESLAAAAAAAAAAAAQDAAGPDLAPTPEPPEEYAYPDYRGKGCVDESGFVYAIGEKFAPGPSACPCLCTEEGPLCAQPECPRLHPRCIHVDTSQCCPQCKERKNYCEFRGKTYQTLEEFVVSPCERCRCEANGEVLCTVSACPQTECVDPVYEPDQCCPICKNGPNCFAETAVIPAGREVKTDECTICHCTYEEGTWRIERQAMCTRHECRQM